The following DNA comes from Sporomusaceae bacterium.
GCGAAAAAGCTCACATAAAGTTCCTGCCTATATTTTTTGAAAGGCTTTCTGGAAATCTTTAATATAGTGGCGGGCTACCGGTATTCTCTCTGTTTCGTAGCCTTCCAGCACAAGCATAAGAGTGTTATTGAACCAGGGAATTATTTCTCTTACCTTATCCGGGTTCACTAAATAACTTTTGTGGATTCTCAGCAACTGAGTCGACGCAAGCTTTGCTTCAAAATCTTTCAGGGGCAGTCTGGTAGGGAAATTGCCGCGTTCGCTGACAATAATCGTTTTGCCCATCTCTTCGGATTTAACGAAGATAATATCCTTGGGCTGCAATATAATCATTTTGCCGTTTTGATAAACACAAAACCTTGTATTCTTGGATGTTAGCGCATTATTAAAAAAATCGCAGACATTGGCATTGGAGAGACGTTCGGAAAATTGCAGTTCTTGCAGCTTTTTAGCTGTCTGCGCCAAGCGGCGTTCGTCATACGGCTTCATAATATAGTCTACGGCGTTTAATTCAAAAGCCTTGACCGCGTATTCGCCGAACCCGGTGACAAAAACGATATAAGGGGCGGACGGCAATTGCAGAATTTCCCATGCTGTAGTAATGCCATCCTTGCAGCGCATCTGCACGTCAAGGAAGACGACATCAGCCTGGTTC
Coding sequences within:
- a CDS encoding LytTR family DNA-binding domain-containing protein, whose translation is MLNAIIVDDEFPAREELKSLISELPNFRVIAAFEDGSEVIEYLKTPNQADVVFLDVQMRCKDGITTAWEILQLPSAPYIVFVTGFGEYAVKAFELNAVDYIMKPYDERRLAQTAKKLQELQFSERLSNANVCDFFNNALTSKNTRFCVYQNGKMIILQPKDIIFVKSEEMGKTIIVSERGNFPTRLPLKDFEAKLASTQLLRIHKSYLVNPDKVREIIPWFNNTLMLVLEGYETERIPVARHYIKDFQKAFQKI